From the Agromyces laixinhei genome, the window CACCGTGCAGCCCACCGTGCAGACCATGCTCGACCGCCCGGAACTCGCGCTCGGGCTGCTCACCCCGGCCGCCGGACTGCCCGGGGGCGCACTCGCGACGCCGGTCGTGTGGGCGCACAGCTCTGACCTCGCCGATCCCACCCCGTTCCTCGACGCGGGCCACGTGCTCCTGACGACCGGCACGCAGTTCGGTGACGACGCCGACACCGGCTTCGCCGACGCGTACGTCGAGCGGCTCCGACAGACCGGCGTCGCCGCCCTCGGCTTCGGCACCGCGGTCATCCGCGAGGGCACGCCCGACTCGCTCGTCGAGGCCTGCATCGCACAGGGCCTGCCGCTCTTCGAGGTGCCGTACCGGGTACCCTTCATCGCGATCGCCCGCACGGTCGGCGACCTCATCGCCGAAGACGCCTACGCGCGGCAGGCCTGGGCGCTGAGCGCGCAGCGCGCGATCTCGCTCGCGGCCCTTCGGCCCGACGGACTCTCGGCCACCCTCGCCGAACTCTCCCGCCGACTCGGGGCCTGGGTGGGACTCATCGACGCGACGGGCTCCCTCGACCGCGAGGCGCCCGTCGACGGACTCGGCCAGCCGCTCCTCGGTGAGGTCGTCGGCGAGGCACGCTCGATGCTGCGCCGCGGCACGCGCGCGAGCCGCACCGTGCTCGCCGGCGAGTCGGCCGGCGCACCGCAGCGGATGACGCTGCAGACGCTCGGCGGCGGCGGCGCGCTTCGCGGGGTGCTCGCGATCGGCGACTCCCCCGAACTCGATCAGGCCGGCCGCGAGGTCGTCACCTCGGTGATCGCCCTCGCGGGCCTCGCGCTCGAGCAGAACCGCAACCTGAACCGAGCGCGCGGTCACCTCCGGTCGGGGCTGCTCCGCGGCATCCTCGCGGGTGATCTGACCCTCGCCGAGCGGGTCGCGACCGAGATGTGGGGGCCGCTTCCTTCGGCGCCCGTTCGCATCGCGGTCATGGATGCCCCGCTCGCCGGCGTCGACCGCCTGACCGAGCTGCTCGAACTGCGAGTCGACGAACGCGGCGGCCGGCTCTTCTTCGGCCGCCACGACGAGCAGTTCGTGCTGTTGCTCGAGTACACCGACGCCGGGCTCGCCGAAGAGCTCGCGACCGAGTTCGAACTGCCCGTCGGGCTCTCCGATCCGGTCGCCGCGGATGGCATCGCGCTCGCCCACGAGCAGGCGCTGCGTGCCGTCGAGCGCGCCCGCGAGACGGGGTCGGGCGTCGTGCTGTTCGACGAGATCAGCCGTCAGGGAGTGCTCGCGTTCCTCGCCCGCACCGATGCCCGCGCCGTGGCGCTCGCGATGCTCGCCCCGCTCACCGAGCACGACGCAGCAAGCGGCACCTCACTGCTCACGACGACCCGCACGTGGCTCGAGCACGGCGGCCAGTTCGACGCCACCGCTCAGGCGCTCGGGGTGCACCGGCACACGGTGCGCAGCCGCATCGCCGTCGCGGAGCGACTGCTCGGCCGCGACCTCTCGGGCTTCCACGCCCGGGCCGATCTCTGGGCGGCGCTGCTCGCCGTCGGCTGAGCGGCGCGGCGAAGCACCCGGCCCAGCCCCGCGCGCTCAGCCCCGCGCTCAGCCCCGCCCGCTCAGCCGCGCGCGCTCGCGATGCGGTCGCGGTACCAGGCGTACGAGTCCTTCGGCGTGCGCTCGCCGGTCTCGAAGTCGACGTGCACGAGACCGAACCGCTGGGTGTAGCCCTCGGCCCACTCGAAGTTGTCGGTGAGCGACCAGAGGTAGTAACCCTGCACGTCGGCGCCCTGCTCGATCGCCGCTCGCACGGCGGCGATGTGGGCGTCGAGGTAGCCGATGCGCCGTTCGTCGTGCACGGCGCCGGTGACCGCGCCGCCGACGACCTCGTCGGGGAACGATGCTCCGTTCTCGGTGATGACGATGGGCGGCAGGCGGTCGCCGTAGTCACGCGCGAACGAGACGAGCAGCTCGGTGAACGTCTCGGGCATGATCGGCCAGCCGAAGCCCGTCGTCGGCACGTTCTCGAACTCGACGGGTTCGAAGGGCAGGCCCGCCGCGGCGAGCTCTGAGCCCTCGGCCGGCTCGGCCACCCGCGTCGGGTTGTAGAAGTTGATGCCGTAGAAGTCGATCGGCGCGCCGATCAGCTCGAGGTCGCCGGGCTCGAGACCGGGCATCGCCTCGAGGCCGAAGCCCGAGAGGTCGGGGTAGGCGCCCCTGAGCACCGGGTCGGCGAAGATGCGGTTGTAGATGAGGTCGAAGGCGCCGGCCGCGAACTGGTCGGCGGGGGCATCCGATGCGGGCACCATCAGGGTGTGGTTGTTCGTGATGCCGACCTCGGCGTCGCCCCGCTCGCGGATCGCCGCGACGGCGAGCCCGTGTGCGAGCAACTGGTGGTGCGCGGTGGGCAGTGCCCCCATCATGAGCGTGTGCCCCGGCGCCTGGCTGCCGAGCGCGTAACCCTGCAGGGTCGTCATCGCAGGCTCGTTGAGCGTGATCCAGCGCTGCACGCGATCGCCGAGACGATCGACCACGAGCCCCGCGTAGTCGGCGAGCCGGTAGGCGGTGTCGCGATTCAGCCAGCCGCCGGCCGCCTCGAGCTCTTGCGGGAGGTCCCAGTGGTAGAGCGTCGGCACCGGGGCGATGCCGGCGGCGAGCAGTTCGTCGACGAGCCGGTCGTAGTAGGCGAGCCCCGCCTCGTTCGCCGGGCCCGTGCCGCCGGGCTGCACCCGCGGCCACGAGATCGAGAAGCGGTAGTCGTCGGCGCCGAGACCCGAGAGCAGCGCGACGTCGTCGCGATAGCGACGGTAGCTGTCGGCCGCGAGTTCGGCATTCGAGCCGTCGATGACCAGACCCGGCGTGCGGGTGAACACATCCCAGATCGACTCGCCGCGGCCGCCCTCGCTCGTCGACCCCTCGATCTGGAAGGCCGCCGTGGCCGCGCCCCAACGGAATCCCCGCGGGAACGTCGTCGTCTCGGGCGAGCGGTCGGGGGTGGTGGGCGCATCGGCCATGGGGAACCTCGCTGTTCATCGGCAAGTGGTGATGAGCGGATGCCGCGGCATCCGCTCGCTCGAAGTGGGACGTTTGACCCACTCTTGCCAGCTTAGGCGCGCGAGCCCGATCAGGGAAGGCCGACTCGCGAATCAGCGGTCGAGCGGCGGCGGCAGATCTGCATGGCCTGGCCACGCCAGCCCACCTGACTCGAGTTCGCCGAGCAGGCTGTTCACCCAGTCGCGCTCAGCCGCCAGCCTCGCCAACTCGAACTCGGCTTCGACGAGCAGGATGCGCGGCACACCCTCGGCTTCGGCGAGGTCGCCGGCGATCCGTGCGAGCTTCAACTCGATCGCGGCCACGCGTGCGCGCAGCGCTGCGACCGCCTCGTCGCGGCCGAGCGCACCCATGAACGAGAGCGCGGCGTAGGCCAGGGTGGCGTCCGGCTCGGGCGTGGCGAGCAGCAGCGAAACCCTCCGGCGGAGCTCGGCGCGGCCCGCGTCGGTGATGGCATAGCGCACCCGCTCCGGCCGGCCGGCGGATTGCTCCGTGCCGGCCTCCGCGACGAGACCCGCCTTCTCGAGCTTGCCGACGGCGTGGTAGAGACTGCGCGGCAACCCTCCGACGAAGTCCTTCCGGGTGTCGACCATGAATCGATGCATGTCGTAGGTGTGCCGCGGGCCCTGACTCAGCAGTGCCAGCACGGCGAGGGCCGGCAGATCACGATCGGCTCGCTGCAGTTGATCTCGTGCCGTCACGCCGTCCAGCCTATCCGGCAGTGGCGACATTCATTAGTGCATCTTGCACTAATGCGAACTGCATGCCATGCTTGACGGCATGACCGAGCCCACGATGTCCGCCCCGAGCGATACCGAAGCCGACCACATCGGCATTCTCGCCGCGCTCGACCGAATCTGCGCCGCATGGAACGCGGGTGACGCGAGTGCCTACTCATCCGAGTTCACCGACGACGCGAGCTACGTGATCTTCGCCGGCATGCATGACCTCGGCCGTGACGCCATCCGTCGCACGCACATCCCCGTGTTCGAGAAGTGGCAGCGAGGCAGCCGCATGTCCATGCGGGTGCTCGACCTTCGCCTCGTGGCACCCGGCGTCGCGATCGTGCTCACCGACGGCGGCATCGGCAAGGGCGGGCGCATCCGGCACGACAAGGTGCAGACCTTCGTGATGGTGCGAGACGGCGCGACCTGGCGGTGCGCGGCCTTCCAGAACACGAAGAAGCACCGCCTCTTCATCGCGATGAACCGGCTTGCCGATCGGCGCCCCGCCGATGTCCGGCGCTGATCCTGTCCGGCGCTGATCCTGTCCGGCGCTGACCCGCCGCCCTACCGCGCCGCCCTACCGCGCTCCTCGCCTCCGGCGTACGCTGGAGGCACCTCGAGGAGGAGGACACGATGCATGCAACCGTCGGAGAACGCCTCATCATCCACGGCAAACAGGTCGGTCAGGCCGCACGCCGCGGTGAGATCCTCGAGGTGCGCGGCGACGAGGGCGGGCCGCCCTATCTCGTGCGCTTCGACGACGGCCACGAGACCCTGCTGTACCCGGGTGCCGACTGCGAGATGGAGGGCGAGCAGCCCGCGGGCTGAGGTATCGATCTCCGCGATAGCGTGGAGGCATGTTCCACTCCTACGCGGCGATCGGTGACAGCTTCACCGAGGGCGTCGGCGACGAGTTGCCCGACGGCTCGGTGCGCGGGTGGGCCGACTTCGTGGCGATCGGCCTCGCCGAAGCGGCTCGCGAACCCATCGGGTACGCGAACCTCGCGATCCGCGGCCGCAAGCTCGGCCCGATCATCGACGAACAGCTCGACCCGGCGATCGCGCTGCGCCCAGAGCTCCTGAGCTTCAACGGCGGCGGCAACGACATGCTGCGCCCTCGCATGGACGAGCAGGCGACGGCCCTGCGCTTCCGCGACGCGATCGAGCGCATCCGCGCCGCGGGCATCCACGTGCTCATGCTGAGCGGTGCGAATCCGACCGATCACCTGCCGCTCGGAAAGGTGTTCGACGCCCGCGGCGCCCGCCTGACCGCCGCCCTCGTCGACCTCGGAGAGACGGCCGGGGTCACCTTCGTCGACAATTTCAACGATCGCCGGCTCCGCGACATCCGCTATTGGTCGCCCGACAAGCTGCACCTGAACGCCCTCGGCCATGCGCGCGTCGCGAGCAATGTGCTGACGGGGCTCGGCCTCCCGGTTCCTGCCGAGTGGGGCGTCGAGGAGGTCGCCGCAGCACCCGAGGGCCCGAAGAGCCGCAACACCGCGGCGTACTACCGGGAGTTCGTGCTGCCATGGATCGGACGGCGACTCACCGGCCGGTCGTCGGGAGACGGGCGCACGGCGAAGCGGCCGACGCTCGAGCCGGTTCCGGATGCCGGGGCCTGACGCCTGATCGACACGGGCCTGCCTCGCGGCCGGCTCAGGCGACGCCGAGCACGTCGGCGACGAACGCCCTCGTGCGGCGCGCGAGCCCGTCGATGCGCTCGAGTTCGTGGGCGCTCGGCTGCACCTCCGACGGTGCGGGCGGGCGTCCGAGGCGCACGGTCTCCTGGCAGGCGAGGTCGGCGCAGATGTAGGTGCCGATGCTGTCGCCTCGTTCGCCGGCCGCGCCCGCGCGTCGCGCGGTGAACAGCTCGACCTGGTCGGCCGGCTGCTGCGTGTGGCAGAGGTTGCAGAGGGCCGCGCGATGCCGTGAACCGGTGCGATCGGCGGCGCGAAGCACGATGCCGACCGGCCGGCCCTCGAGTTCGGTGACGAGGTATCCGCGCGACGGGGTGCGCGGGTCGCGCCAGCCGAAGGCGTCGAGCGGTGCCCACTCGGTGACGAAGAACCGCACCGGGAGCGAGAGCGCTTCGAGTTCGGCCGAGTTCGCGTTGCCGAACAGCGCGCGCACGTCGTGTTCGCCGAGCGCCTGCATGCGTCCCCCTTCGTGCGTGATCCGCCCAGTCTACGAATCGACCGCGCGGGCACGCACGCACCGGTGCACACCGGGCACGCACGCACCGGTGCACACCGGGCGCGCACGCAAAGGTCAGCTCGCGGGCTCCCCGGCCTCGGCCTTCGATGCGGGAGTTGCGGCAGTCGCGGCATCCGCTCGCTTCGGCCCACCGCCGCGCCCGCGGATCAGGAAGCCGAACGCGAGGGCCACGAAGAACATCAGCACGCCGTAGACCGCGGCGGGCAGGCTCATCTCGACGCTGCCGATGACGGTCTGCGCGATCACGATCGCGAGGGTCGAGTTGTGGATGCCGATCTCGAACGAACTCGCGATCGACTGGGGCCGCCCGACCCGGAGCATGCGCGGCACGAGGTAGCCGACGCTCAGGCTCAGCACGCAGAAGAGCACCGTGATGGCCGCGAGGGTGCCGAAGTTCTCGAGCAGCAGATCGAGGTTCGAGACGATCGCGCCCGCGATGACGATGACGAGGATCACGACGGAGGCGATGCGCACGGGCTTGTCCATGCGGTCGGCGAAGGCCGGGCGCCACCAGCGCACGAGCATGCCCGCCACGACCGGCAGCAGCACGATCGCGAACACCTCGACGGTCTTCGCCAGCTGCAGGCCGAGGGTGTCGTCACCCGGCAGGAAATACGCGATCGCGAGGTTCGTGATGAGCGGCAGCGTGAAGACGGCGAGTACCGAGTTGATGGCCGTGAGCGAGATGTTCAGGGCGACGTCGCCGCGGAACAGGTGGCTGTAGAGGTTCGCCGTCGTGCCGCCGGGCGACGCGGCGAGCAGCATCATGCCGACGGCGAGCACGGGAGGCAGTTGGAACACGAGCACGAGGCCGAGGCAGAGCGCCGGCAGCACGAGCAGCTGGCAGACGAGGGCGACGAGCACCGCCTTCGGCTGCTTCGCCACCCGCGCGAAATCGCCCGGGGTGAGTGAGAGGCCGAGCCCGAACATGATGATGCCGAGGGCGACCGGGAGTCCGATGGTGGTCAACGCTGATCCCATTCGCCAAGTGTGGCCTACCGCGGCCGGTCGTTGAGTATCGATTCGGTGACGGATGCCGCGAGCTCACGATTCGATGGCGGGCAGGCGCCGTACGAATTCGGCGGGCACGTGTCATTCACTCCGTACCCGGTCGGAGAACGAGGTGCACGGGGTTCGCACCCTCTGGAGTGAACAACAATTCATCATCGGAACCATCGGCCGAGAGGAGCCGAGCTTCGCATACGGCTGCCTCGGGTTCCGGGCAGCGGCTGTACATGATGCCGGTGCGATCGGGCGTGTACTCCGGGTAGACGTCGATTCGAGTGCCTTCAGGGTGAGTCAGCTGCTCCAACCCCGACCCGTCGGCGCGCGCGCGGTGCACACTGATCACGTCTTGAGTCTCGGCGCTCGCCTCGGCGCTCATGAACGTGATCCATTCCCCGTCTGGAGACCAGTCGGGGCGTGCTCCCAGACCCCACTCCGTGATCCTGGTGAGCTCCTCACCCTCCGCCGTCATGGTGAAGATCGACGTTCGGCCGTTCGCGTCGCGGCCCTCGACAGCGATCATCTGCCCGTCAGGGCTGAAGTCCATGAACAGGAGTTCCGCGAGCAGCCCGTCGTCGCCTCCGCCGGCGCACCCCGGGATCTCAGCGATCCGTTCGACTGATCCCGTGTCGACCTCGACCGTCCCGATCCAGCAGACCCCGTCGGGAAACGTGTCGGTCGGGCCCTCCGCCGAATCGAATCCGACCTTGGTTCCGTCCGGCGCCCACGTGGCGCCTCCCATCCCTCTGCAGGCGCCGGTACAACTGGTCAGCGCTCGGTCTTCGGATCCATCGACCCCGGTCATCCAGACGTCGGTGACCTCGTCATGAACGTGGTCGTACGCGATCCACTCGCCATCCGGTGACCAGTCAGGGTGCCAGCGATTCCCCGGGCCACCTGAGATCCTCCGGAATTCGCTGCCGTCGGGGCGGACAAGGGCAAGATCGATCTCATCCCAGAACGCCTGGTAGAGGACCCACGCCTCGCCGGCGGCGATGGGTGGGGATGCGACGGCGATGGGATCGGGCGATGCCGGTGGAGTCGCGGTCTCGTTCATCGCGCACCCCGCAAGCAGGACCGCGAGTACCGCGGAGAAGGCGATCCGCGAGGCTGTCGTGCCCCCGACGCTGTGCTCATACATCACTGCCCCCTTTGTCGGCGTCTGACTGTGCACGAGTGACGAGATCCGCAGGGGCCGATGGATCAGCGGCCGGTGGCCGCCCGGTGCCTGATCGGGCCGCTGATGCCGTTCGTTCAATGACCTTCGCTTGCGAGGCGGTGAGCCTGTCTCCTCGTCGAGGAGTGCCGAGCCGGAGGAGCGGGGTGAGGAGGCGGACCCAGCCGCGAGGCTGCATGGTGACGCGGGTGGTGATATCGCACGAGGTTGCAGTGACAGGAAGAATTGAGGTCTCGAGCGCGAATCCGAGAGAAGAGCCGGGGTGATCGAACGCAATCCGCGTCGGCGGTGAGAACTCGGTGACCGAATACTCCGTCTCGCTGACACGCCCCCGCTCGGAACGGACCATGACCGCTCGACTGCCGACGCCGACGGGGCCGTCGTCCAGCCTGCGGATCTCGAGGACTTCCGGTTCCCATTTGGGATGATTGTCGAAGACGTGTGTGCCGATGACGTCGAACGCGGCTTCAGCGCTGCGCTCGATGCGTCGGGTCTTCGTATATGTGATCATCGCGGGCCCTCCTTGATACTCGGCGGCGGCCTATCCGTCGCGTTCTATGAGCTCCTCGAATGTGAGACCGGCTGCGGCGTCGACATTCGCGGCGGCCGTCGCTGCGGTCGTTGGCAGTGGCATCAGCTGCTGGGTCAGTACCGTGAAGCTCCACGCCTTGAACTCGGCGACCTGCCAACCGCGGGTGACGACGAACGCGTTGAAGGTCGGCGCACTCTGAACGACGTCGATGATGTCCACGGCGCGCTCCACAGGGATAGCCACCGGCGTATGTTCGCTTGCCGCAGTGACGATCTTGGTGAATGCGCCGCGCCGTCGGGTGCTGATCTCGGCGATCGCGGCCGCCGCGGCAGGCTCGCTGATCGCGGCCACGCTCATGGTCTCTCCCAGGGGAGCCAAACGCTGCAGGATGTCGGTACCGTGCTCGACGACGAGTGCGATCATCCGTCGCGGGTCGGGCTCCTCGAGCACCGACATGAACCACGGCCGCTGCTCCACCGTCTCCGGCTCCGCCCGTGCTGCGCCAGCATGCGCCAGCACCTGCTGCAGCAGTTCTGCCTTGTTGTGGAACGTGAAGTAGATCGTCGGCTCAGCGACACCGCCACGCCGCGCGATCGCCGCCATCGAGGCCCCGTGATAGCCCGACTCCGCAAAGGTCGCGAACGCCGCCTCCAGCATCCGGCTCCGCGTCTGTGCAGCCTTCTGAGCCTTGGACAGCTTTCGCTCGATCGTCATGGCTACGGTTTACTATAGTGAGACTATAGAGTCAAGCTATAGTGACCAATCGACCCACCTGCATACACGTACGCCTCAACGGTGTACAGATGCCGCGAGAGCAGAGCTCAGGCGAGTGCGAAGTCCGGGCGGGGGCGGTCGTCGACGCGCGGACACCAGCCCTCTGGCGAGCGGTCGTAGGCGTGCGCCGGGCCGTCGGCGATGAGCCGGGCGAGCGCGTCGAGGAAGCGATCGACGTCGTCGGCCGAGCTGCCGGCGCCGAGGCTCGCGCGAAGACCGTTCGAGCGGGTCGCCGCGCGCTCGAAGAAGGGGTGCGCACAGAACCGGCCCGCACGCACCGAGATGCCGTGCTCGGCGCCGAGCGCCGCGGCGAGGAGACCGACGGAGCCTCGCTCGAGCTCGATCGTCGCGATGCCGAGGCGGTCGCCGAGTGCGTCGCCGGCCGTTCCGTCGAGCCCGCCGTCGTAGCCGCGGTCGAGCCCATCGCCCCGACCGCTGTCGAATCCGCTCAGCACCCGCACTCCGCGCTGCACCGCGAGCCCGTCGTGCAGCCGGCGAGTGAGGGCGTGCTCGTGGTCGCGGCGTGCGTCGTCGCCGATGCGCTCGAGTTCGGCGAGCGCGCGCGCCAGTGCCACGGCGCCCACGACGTTGGGGGTGCCGGCCTCGTGCCGTTCGACGCCGCGCTTCCAGTCGACGCCGTCGATTCGCACCGCGTCGACCGCCCCGCCGCCCGCGAGGTAGGCGGGCGCGGCGTCGAGCCAGTCGCCCCGGCCGACGAGCGCGCCG encodes:
- a CDS encoding PucR family transcriptional regulator, giving the protein MQPTVQTMLDRPELALGLLTPAAGLPGGALATPVVWAHSSDLADPTPFLDAGHVLLTTGTQFGDDADTGFADAYVERLRQTGVAALGFGTAVIREGTPDSLVEACIAQGLPLFEVPYRVPFIAIARTVGDLIAEDAYARQAWALSAQRAISLAALRPDGLSATLAELSRRLGAWVGLIDATGSLDREAPVDGLGQPLLGEVVGEARSMLRRGTRASRTVLAGESAGAPQRMTLQTLGGGGALRGVLAIGDSPELDQAGREVVTSVIALAGLALEQNRNLNRARGHLRSGLLRGILAGDLTLAERVATEMWGPLPSAPVRIAVMDAPLAGVDRLTELLELRVDERGGRLFFGRHDEQFVLLLEYTDAGLAEELATEFELPVGLSDPVAADGIALAHEQALRAVERARETGSGVVLFDEISRQGVLAFLARTDARAVALAMLAPLTEHDAASGTSLLTTTRTWLEHGGQFDATAQALGVHRHTVRSRIAVAERLLGRDLSGFHARADLWAALLAVG
- a CDS encoding GH1 family beta-glucosidase, whose protein sequence is MADAPTTPDRSPETTTFPRGFRWGAATAAFQIEGSTSEGGRGESIWDVFTRTPGLVIDGSNAELAADSYRRYRDDVALLSGLGADDYRFSISWPRVQPGGTGPANEAGLAYYDRLVDELLAAGIAPVPTLYHWDLPQELEAAGGWLNRDTAYRLADYAGLVVDRLGDRVQRWITLNEPAMTTLQGYALGSQAPGHTLMMGALPTAHHQLLAHGLAVAAIRERGDAEVGITNNHTLMVPASDAPADQFAAGAFDLIYNRIFADPVLRGAYPDLSGFGLEAMPGLEPGDLELIGAPIDFYGINFYNPTRVAEPAEGSELAAAGLPFEPVEFENVPTTGFGWPIMPETFTELLVSFARDYGDRLPPIVITENGASFPDEVVGGAVTGAVHDERRIGYLDAHIAAVRAAIEQGADVQGYYLWSLTDNFEWAEGYTQRFGLVHVDFETGERTPKDSYAWYRDRIASARG
- a CDS encoding PadR family transcriptional regulator, with product MTARDQLQRADRDLPALAVLALLSQGPRHTYDMHRFMVDTRKDFVGGLPRSLYHAVGKLEKAGLVAEAGTEQSAGRPERVRYAITDAGRAELRRRVSLLLATPEPDATLAYAALSFMGALGRDEAVAALRARVAAIELKLARIAGDLAEAEGVPRILLVEAEFELARLAAERDWVNSLLGELESGGLAWPGHADLPPPLDR
- a CDS encoding SgcJ/EcaC family oxidoreductase, whose product is MTEPTMSAPSDTEADHIGILAALDRICAAWNAGDASAYSSEFTDDASYVIFAGMHDLGRDAIRRTHIPVFEKWQRGSRMSMRVLDLRLVAPGVAIVLTDGGIGKGGRIRHDKVQTFVMVRDGATWRCAAFQNTKKHRLFIAMNRLADRRPADVRR
- a CDS encoding DUF1918 domain-containing protein, with product MHATVGERLIIHGKQVGQAARRGEILEVRGDEGGPPYLVRFDDGHETLLYPGADCEMEGEQPAG
- a CDS encoding SGNH/GDSL hydrolase family protein; protein product: MFHSYAAIGDSFTEGVGDELPDGSVRGWADFVAIGLAEAAREPIGYANLAIRGRKLGPIIDEQLDPAIALRPELLSFNGGGNDMLRPRMDEQATALRFRDAIERIRAAGIHVLMLSGANPTDHLPLGKVFDARGARLTAALVDLGETAGVTFVDNFNDRRLRDIRYWSPDKLHLNALGHARVASNVLTGLGLPVPAEWGVEEVAAAPEGPKSRNTAAYYREFVLPWIGRRLTGRSSGDGRTAKRPTLEPVPDAGA
- a CDS encoding FBP domain-containing protein, which gives rise to MQALGEHDVRALFGNANSAELEALSLPVRFFVTEWAPLDAFGWRDPRTPSRGYLVTELEGRPVGIVLRAADRTGSRHRAALCNLCHTQQPADQVELFTARRAGAAGERGDSIGTYICADLACQETVRLGRPPAPSEVQPSAHELERIDGLARRTRAFVADVLGVA
- a CDS encoding bile acid:sodium symporter family protein — encoded protein: MGSALTTIGLPVALGIIMFGLGLSLTPGDFARVAKQPKAVLVALVCQLLVLPALCLGLVLVFQLPPVLAVGMMLLAASPGGTTANLYSHLFRGDVALNISLTAINSVLAVFTLPLITNLAIAYFLPGDDTLGLQLAKTVEVFAIVLLPVVAGMLVRWWRPAFADRMDKPVRIASVVILVIVIAGAIVSNLDLLLENFGTLAAITVLFCVLSLSVGYLVPRMLRVGRPQSIASSFEIGIHNSTLAIVIAQTVIGSVEMSLPAAVYGVLMFFVALAFGFLIRGRGGGPKRADAATAATPASKAEAGEPAS
- a CDS encoding TolB family protein, coding for MYEHSVGGTTASRIAFSAVLAVLLAGCAMNETATPPASPDPIAVASPPIAAGEAWVLYQAFWDEIDLALVRPDGSEFRRISGGPGNRWHPDWSPDGEWIAYDHVHDEVTDVWMTGVDGSEDRALTSCTGACRGMGGATWAPDGTKVGFDSAEGPTDTFPDGVCWIGTVEVDTGSVERIAEIPGCAGGGDDGLLAELLFMDFSPDGQMIAVEGRDANGRTSIFTMTAEGEELTRITEWGLGARPDWSPDGEWITFMSAEASAETQDVISVHRARADGSGLEQLTHPEGTRIDVYPEYTPDRTGIMYSRCPEPEAAVCEARLLSADGSDDELLFTPEGANPVHLVLRPGTE
- a CDS encoding SRPBCC family protein → MITYTKTRRIERSAEAAFDVIGTHVFDNHPKWEPEVLEIRRLDDGPVGVGSRAVMVRSERGRVSETEYSVTEFSPPTRIAFDHPGSSLGFALETSILPVTATSCDITTRVTMQPRGWVRLLTPLLRLGTPRRGDRLTASQAKVIERTASAARSGTGRPPAADPSAPADLVTRAQSDADKGGSDV
- a CDS encoding TetR/AcrR family transcriptional regulator, yielding MTIERKLSKAQKAAQTRSRMLEAAFATFAESGYHGASMAAIARRGGVAEPTIYFTFHNKAELLQQVLAHAGAARAEPETVEQRPWFMSVLEEPDPRRMIALVVEHGTDILQRLAPLGETMSVAAISEPAAAAAIAEISTRRRGAFTKIVTAASEHTPVAIPVERAVDIIDVVQSAPTFNAFVVTRGWQVAEFKAWSFTVLTQQLMPLPTTAATAAANVDAAAGLTFEELIERDG